The following proteins are encoded in a genomic region of uncultured Umboniibacter sp.:
- the pbpC gene encoding penicillin-binding protein 1C, protein MSSGKRPRVRRSLGSLIVLTTGLVLLALLADQLFPLALPEQRSSYSRVVLDRNNLPLRAFPDEAGIWRHEVELAQVSPRYVEALLTYEDQYFYQHPGVNPFSLIRAAQQWLEAGEIVSGGSTITMQVARLLHPHPRSLLGKTQQILRALQLEWHLSKDEILTLYLNHAPFGGNFEGVEAASQQYLRKSSAELRDAEAALLAVLPQSPSRFRPDRHPEVAQAARDKVIDRLVKFNIWRVDEGERAKQEGVISWPPERQTIAPLFSRRLSNRYSETVIPSFIDAELQRRVQTLAAQHASRWGRETNAAVLVISNQHSEVMSYVGSAKYANPDSAGFVDMVPAIRSPGSTLKPLLFALALDQQLIHSESLFIDAPRLNTDYQPENFNTGYSGPVSAANALRLSLNIPFVELIEAYGSQRFVDQLAHVQAPLLLSSAEPNPAIILGGAGSSLESLATLYGAIMNQGLVTPLRFSQLDTPAAARRLLSPSAAWITFSSLATQPLPTLNGQRSQDPNNPIAWKSGTSWGNRDAWAIGGNHDFTVAVWIGRADSSPIANLMGAQAAGPLMTQVFDQLASTEQALIAPKTVITRTICWPDGRAAELAEHCPIGREALTIDGVTPRTLDSNHPGEFLIANRPLWVDGQGTSRLLAHCLTNDAQRLSIPIWPDSAAGLVPREFITAIPTLNAHCITPLQAASNDTSALRVEGLQPNETLRLLNDEPIEIVLNAPSAIGPVDWILDGALLNTRATSLSLNISPQLSGDHRLLIIDSAGRYRSIHFSVR, encoded by the coding sequence GTGAGTAGCGGGAAGCGTCCACGAGTAAGGCGCAGTCTTGGCTCGCTGATCGTTTTAACCACGGGGCTGGTTTTACTCGCCCTACTGGCAGACCAACTGTTCCCTCTCGCTCTGCCCGAGCAGCGAAGCTCCTATAGTAGGGTGGTCCTCGATCGTAATAATCTGCCACTCAGGGCTTTCCCGGATGAAGCAGGAATCTGGCGCCACGAAGTTGAATTAGCTCAGGTGAGCCCGCGCTACGTTGAAGCATTACTCACCTACGAGGATCAATACTTTTACCAGCACCCCGGGGTCAATCCCTTTAGTTTGATTCGTGCGGCCCAACAGTGGTTAGAAGCCGGTGAAATTGTCTCCGGTGGTTCGACCATTACCATGCAGGTTGCCCGCTTACTTCATCCGCACCCTCGAAGTCTGCTAGGTAAAACACAGCAAATCCTTCGGGCGTTACAACTGGAATGGCACCTGAGCAAGGATGAAATTCTCACCCTCTATCTCAATCACGCACCCTTCGGCGGTAATTTCGAGGGCGTGGAGGCGGCAAGTCAACAATACCTCAGAAAATCCAGCGCTGAACTGCGCGATGCCGAGGCGGCATTGCTTGCGGTACTTCCGCAATCGCCCAGTCGCTTTCGACCGGACCGCCATCCCGAAGTGGCGCAGGCCGCTCGCGACAAGGTCATAGACCGTTTAGTGAAGTTTAATATTTGGCGTGTTGATGAGGGCGAAAGGGCTAAGCAGGAAGGTGTTATTAGCTGGCCTCCGGAGAGACAGACTATCGCGCCGCTGTTTAGCCGCAGGCTTAGTAATCGTTACTCGGAAACCGTCATCCCCAGCTTTATTGATGCGGAACTGCAACGCCGAGTGCAAACTTTGGCAGCACAACATGCGAGTCGCTGGGGCCGAGAAACTAATGCTGCAGTGCTGGTTATCAGTAATCAACATAGCGAAGTGATGAGTTACGTCGGCAGTGCTAAATATGCGAATCCCGACAGCGCCGGTTTCGTGGATATGGTGCCAGCCATTCGTTCGCCTGGCTCTACCCTGAAGCCGCTATTGTTTGCATTAGCCCTGGATCAGCAATTGATTCACAGTGAAAGTCTGTTCATTGATGCGCCGCGCCTCAACACCGACTATCAACCGGAGAACTTTAATACCGGTTATTCCGGCCCAGTTAGTGCAGCGAACGCGCTTCGATTATCTCTCAATATCCCCTTCGTCGAGCTCATCGAGGCCTACGGTTCGCAGCGTTTCGTCGATCAGCTGGCTCACGTGCAAGCGCCATTGCTATTAAGCTCTGCTGAGCCGAATCCAGCCATCATCCTCGGCGGCGCCGGGAGCTCACTGGAGTCGCTGGCCACACTGTACGGAGCCATCATGAACCAGGGCTTGGTCACACCGTTGCGTTTTTCTCAGCTTGATACGCCCGCGGCTGCTCGACGTCTACTTTCCCCCAGCGCAGCTTGGATTACCTTCAGCAGTCTCGCGACGCAACCCCTGCCAACGCTAAACGGTCAGCGATCGCAAGATCCCAATAATCCGATCGCCTGGAAATCTGGCACCAGTTGGGGGAATCGGGATGCTTGGGCTATTGGCGGCAATCACGACTTTACCGTCGCCGTGTGGATAGGGAGAGCTGACTCCAGCCCAATTGCCAACCTAATGGGCGCGCAGGCCGCTGGCCCACTAATGACTCAGGTATTCGACCAGTTAGCCAGTACAGAGCAAGCGCTAATAGCACCCAAAACCGTGATAACTCGGACCATCTGCTGGCCCGACGGCCGCGCGGCGGAACTGGCTGAGCACTGCCCGATTGGCCGAGAAGCGCTCACCATTGACGGCGTCACCCCACGCACGTTGGATAGCAATCATCCGGGCGAGTTTTTAATCGCGAATCGCCCCCTTTGGGTAGATGGGCAAGGCACTTCTCGCCTTCTGGCTCACTGCCTAACGAATGACGCACAACGCTTATCTATCCCCATATGGCCTGATAGCGCTGCAGGCTTAGTTCCGCGCGAATTCATCACCGCTATTCCTACCTTAAATGCGCACTGTATTACGCCGCTTCAAGCTGCCAGCAACGATACTTCAGCACTTCGAGTAGAGGGCTTACAGCCCAACGAAACCCTCCGCCTACTTAATGATGAACCCATTGAGATAGTCCTGAACGCTCCAAGTGCAATCGGCCCGGTAGACTGGATTCTGGACGGCGCGCTGTTGAACACTCGAGCCACGTCGCTTTCCCTCAACATCTCGCCTCAGCTCTCAGGTGACCATCGACTCCTCATTATCGATTCAGCAGGTCGATATCGATCAATTCACTTTTCAGTACGCTAG
- a CDS encoding DUF885 domain-containing protein: MKKTILSAVIAAALVGCGNDATVQQTNSASADQAQATETINTPDAAFLQLVDDQFMAMVALSPEFQTSLGIKDNYGKWDEISAEADAQAMALTQSNLQQLEALDPSLLNEQNQLSLRMAIAQLTQQIERDRWRNHGYPVNQMYGVHSKVPSFLINQHRVTSVSDAEAYIERLNGVPTLFEQLEADMKTRQDMGVMPPAFVYPMVLQDSRNIIVGAPFDDGEASTLLADFTGKVNALDIEDDQKAALIADATAALTEQVGPAYEQLISVLEVQAAEATTDDGAWKLPDGDEYYASQLQLMTTTDLTADEIHNIGVADVARIHGEMRDIMAQVGFEGDLQEFFEFMRTDPQFYYPTTPEGKQRYLDEATALIDIMRAQLDDYFGIQPKAALEVKAVEAFREQSAGKAFYSRPAPDGSRPGVYYANLYDMNSMPTYQMEALAYHEGVPGHHMQLAIAQELDELPKFRRFGGYTAYIEGWGLYSELLPKEMGYYQDPYSDFGRLAMELWRACRLVVDTGMHEKRWTREEAIEYLQVNTPNPDGDIVKAIERYIVMPGQATAYKIGMIKIVELREAAKASLGDKFDIRGFHDTVLGSGAVPLDILEENVDAWVASQR, translated from the coding sequence ATGAAAAAGACCATTCTAAGTGCCGTGATTGCTGCCGCACTAGTAGGCTGTGGTAACGATGCCACGGTTCAACAAACTAATAGTGCCTCTGCGGATCAAGCGCAAGCCACCGAAACGATCAATACCCCTGACGCGGCATTTTTGCAGCTCGTCGATGACCAGTTCATGGCGATGGTCGCACTCAGCCCCGAGTTTCAAACCTCGCTAGGTATCAAAGACAACTATGGCAAGTGGGATGAAATTTCTGCGGAAGCTGACGCCCAAGCAATGGCGCTAACCCAGAGCAATCTGCAGCAGCTAGAAGCGCTAGACCCTAGTCTACTGAATGAACAGAATCAATTGAGTCTCCGCATGGCGATTGCCCAGTTAACGCAGCAAATTGAGCGAGACCGCTGGCGCAATCATGGTTACCCGGTTAACCAAATGTACGGTGTGCACAGTAAGGTTCCGTCATTCCTTATTAACCAGCACCGAGTCACTAGCGTCAGCGACGCTGAAGCCTACATCGAACGTCTAAACGGTGTACCAACGCTGTTCGAACAGCTAGAAGCTGATATGAAAACACGTCAGGACATGGGCGTGATGCCACCGGCGTTTGTTTACCCAATGGTACTGCAAGATTCACGTAACATTATTGTTGGCGCGCCCTTCGATGATGGCGAGGCTAGCACCTTACTGGCTGATTTCACGGGCAAGGTAAACGCCCTGGACATTGAAGACGATCAAAAAGCAGCGCTCATCGCTGATGCAACTGCCGCGCTGACCGAGCAAGTAGGTCCGGCCTACGAACAGTTGATCAGTGTGCTAGAAGTACAGGCGGCTGAAGCGACCACCGACGACGGCGCTTGGAAGCTCCCAGACGGCGACGAATACTACGCCTCGCAGCTTCAGTTGATGACCACTACGGACCTCACCGCGGATGAGATTCATAATATCGGTGTCGCGGACGTTGCGCGCATTCACGGTGAAATGCGTGACATCATGGCTCAGGTTGGTTTTGAGGGTGATCTGCAGGAGTTCTTCGAATTCATGCGCACCGATCCACAGTTCTATTACCCAACAACGCCAGAGGGAAAACAGCGCTACTTAGATGAAGCTACCGCACTGATCGATATCATGCGTGCTCAGCTTGATGATTATTTTGGCATCCAGCCAAAGGCAGCGCTGGAAGTGAAGGCCGTTGAAGCCTTCCGTGAACAGAGTGCCGGCAAGGCGTTCTATAGTCGTCCTGCTCCAGATGGCAGCCGTCCAGGCGTTTACTACGCGAACCTGTATGATATGAACAGCATGCCAACCTACCAGATGGAAGCACTGGCTTACCACGAAGGCGTACCGGGTCACCACATGCAGCTCGCTATTGCTCAGGAGCTTGACGAGTTGCCAAAGTTCCGTCGTTTCGGCGGTTACACCGCTTATATTGAAGGCTGGGGACTTTACAGTGAGCTGCTTCCAAAGGAGATGGGCTACTATCAGGACCCGTACTCTGACTTTGGCCGTCTGGCAATGGAATTGTGGCGCGCATGTCGTTTAGTTGTGGATACGGGTATGCACGAAAAGCGCTGGACTCGTGAAGAGGCCATTGAATATCTTCAGGTGAACACGCCTAACCCAGATGGCGATATCGTTAAAGCGATTGAGCGGTATATTGTCATGCCGGGTCAGGCTACTGCCTACAAGATTGGTATGATCAAGATTGTCGAGCTTCGTGAAGCTGCGAAAGCTAGCCTTGGCGATAAGTTCGACATCCGCGGCTTCCATGACACCGTGCTAGGCAGTGGAGCTGTACCGCTTGATATCCTAGAGGAGAATGTTGACGCTTGGGTCGCTTCGCAGCGTTAG
- a CDS encoding DUF3429 domain-containing protein — protein sequence MKHEHTIRLLTTFGTVPFIAAAIAEFVGISLFGHTPVEIFSSYGTVIISFLAGSIWGAARYQNTTDNQAADTPSKAPFVATNVLTLVCWFALLQSSFVFALGVNGLLFIALYRVEATRERDGSYRRLRRVVTTLVVLLHLIMVVILWLV from the coding sequence ATGAAGCACGAACACACTATTCGTCTCCTCACTACCTTCGGCACGGTACCCTTCATTGCGGCAGCGATTGCCGAGTTTGTTGGTATCTCTCTCTTTGGCCATACCCCAGTGGAGATATTCAGTAGTTATGGAACGGTCATCATTAGTTTCTTAGCGGGGAGTATTTGGGGCGCAGCGCGCTATCAAAACACTACCGATAATCAGGCTGCTGACACCCCCTCTAAGGCGCCCTTTGTTGCCACTAACGTGCTGACTTTGGTGTGCTGGTTCGCGCTGTTGCAGTCGTCATTCGTGTTCGCACTAGGCGTTAACGGTCTGCTGTTTATTGCCCTCTACAGAGTAGAGGCAACACGTGAAAGGGACGGCAGCTATCGCCGTCTTCGCCGCGTGGTAACAACTTTGGTGGTGCTTCTGCACCTGATAATGGTGGTAATACTATGGCTCGTTTAA
- a CDS encoding DUF393 domain-containing protein, translating into MARLTVFFDGSCPLCAKEMDTLARFDIHSRIHFVDLNDEISLPLGITHSAAVDTLHVIDTQGQVRTAVDANVLLWETVDRKPWLRVLRWPLIRNFANVGYRVFSTHREFFSLLLTGKKRCDSHCEVKVSKSASSHE; encoded by the coding sequence ATGGCTCGTTTAACTGTGTTTTTTGATGGTTCCTGCCCGCTTTGTGCAAAGGAAATGGACACCCTCGCTAGATTTGATATCCATTCACGCATTCACTTCGTTGACCTCAATGACGAAATCTCGCTCCCTCTGGGCATCACCCACTCGGCTGCGGTGGATACGCTGCATGTGATTGATACCCAAGGACAAGTTCGCACTGCGGTAGACGCCAATGTATTGCTGTGGGAAACGGTAGACAGAAAGCCGTGGTTGCGAGTACTGCGCTGGCCCCTAATCCGTAACTTTGCCAATGTTGGCTACCGTGTGTTCTCGACGCATCGAGAATTCTTCAGCCTTCTTCTGACCGGCAAGAAACGTTGCGATAGCCACTGCGAGGTGAAGGTCTCAAAATCAGCGAGCAGCCATGAGTAG
- a CDS encoding SDR family NAD(P)-dependent oxidoreductase, whose translation MSSHRIIVGASSGIAQAFYHHIRQQEPDTLITRISSRHLAGAIHCDYSERSIAEVCKNIASADELSIHIFNGQLVSEGKLPEKSLRAFEGDYFQRLIHSNTIVPMLFLQALMPLFKTQTRGVISVLSARVGSIDDNHLGGWYSYRASKSALNQLLQCFAAELRYRSPKSTVIAFHPGTTDTELSKPFQKNVSAEKLFSPEFVASRLYSLCSRPEPTGRALFTDWQHETIAW comes from the coding sequence ATGAGTAGTCATCGAATTATCGTTGGCGCTAGCAGTGGTATCGCCCAGGCTTTTTATCATCATATAAGGCAACAGGAGCCCGACACCCTCATAACGCGTATTTCTTCGCGACACTTAGCGGGCGCTATACACTGTGATTACAGTGAGCGCAGCATAGCGGAGGTCTGCAAAAATATTGCTAGCGCTGATGAACTTAGCATTCACATTTTCAATGGCCAGCTGGTCAGCGAAGGAAAACTGCCCGAGAAAAGCTTGAGGGCTTTTGAAGGTGATTACTTCCAGCGCCTAATCCACAGCAATACCATAGTGCCAATGCTGTTTTTGCAGGCTCTCATGCCACTGTTTAAAACTCAAACCCGTGGGGTGATCAGTGTTCTCAGTGCAAGAGTGGGCAGTATTGATGATAATCACCTAGGGGGGTGGTATAGCTACCGCGCATCAAAAAGCGCCCTAAACCAGCTGCTACAGTGTTTTGCTGCAGAACTCCGTTACCGCAGTCCGAAAAGCACAGTGATTGCTTTTCACCCCGGAACCACTGACACTGAACTGTCAAAGCCATTTCAAAAAAACGTGAGCGCCGAGAAACTATTTTCTCCCGAATTTGTCGCATCACGCCTATATTCATTATGTAGCCGTCCAGAACCCACGGGCAGAGCCCTGTTTACGGATTGGCAGCATGAGACTATTGCTTGGTAA
- a CDS encoding DUF523 and DUF1722 domain-containing protein translates to MYRDFIPKTKIRLGISACLLGEPVRFDGGHKRSAFCTDALSDFVEYVPLCPEAAIGLGVPRPTIRLEQHDDKIIATSAKGNDVTEALEAYGKEQAVALDQKISGYIFCAKSPSCGMERVKLYQGESKMSTSDGIGLYAKEIMQHNPILPVEENGRINDALLRENFITRVYAYSHWQHLMAEGLTAGKLIEFHSQYKYLLMAHSIAAYKSLGQLLADVSGDLQSLSECYIVEFMRSISSPVSRKAHTNVLQHLQGYFKNHLSSAQRQEFAKVITDYREGHLPLLAPLTLIRHFLAEYPDEYVAKQRYLHPYPDELNLRYAI, encoded by the coding sequence ATGTATCGCGATTTCATTCCCAAAACAAAAATTAGACTCGGAATTAGTGCTTGTCTCTTGGGCGAACCGGTTCGCTTCGATGGTGGACATAAGCGTTCGGCTTTTTGCACTGATGCACTGAGCGATTTTGTTGAATACGTTCCCCTCTGTCCGGAAGCGGCAATTGGCTTGGGTGTTCCTCGTCCAACTATTCGGCTTGAGCAACACGATGACAAAATTATTGCGACGTCAGCCAAGGGCAACGACGTCACCGAGGCGCTTGAGGCTTATGGTAAGGAACAGGCGGTAGCGCTAGACCAAAAGATAAGTGGCTACATTTTTTGTGCGAAATCGCCAAGTTGCGGTATGGAGCGGGTCAAGCTCTATCAGGGCGAAAGTAAGATGAGTACCAGTGATGGCATTGGACTGTATGCAAAAGAGATCATGCAGCACAATCCTATTCTTCCCGTTGAAGAAAACGGCCGCATCAACGATGCCCTGTTACGCGAGAACTTCATCACCCGGGTGTATGCCTACAGCCACTGGCAGCACCTCATGGCCGAAGGATTAACCGCGGGCAAGCTGATTGAATTTCACAGTCAGTACAAGTACCTGCTAATGGCTCACAGCATTGCGGCCTACAAATCCTTGGGACAACTGCTAGCGGATGTGAGTGGTGACCTACAGAGCCTGAGCGAATGTTACATCGTGGAGTTCATGCGCTCTATTAGTTCGCCCGTAAGCAGGAAGGCACACACTAACGTTTTGCAGCACCTACAGGGTTATTTCAAAAATCACCTTTCATCGGCGCAACGACAGGAATTCGCTAAAGTGATCACCGATTATCGCGAGGGCCACCTGCCGTTACTGGCACCGCTGACGCTAATTCGTCATTTCCTAGCCGAGTATCCCGATGAATATGTGGCGAAGCAGCGTTACCTCCATCCGTATCCTGATGAGCTCAATCTGCGTTACGCCATTTAA
- the phrB gene encoding deoxyribodipyrimidine photo-lyase has protein sequence MSQLVWFRNDLRTHDNPALSTALETNTPVSAVYVEVSQQHAASPHQRALKMHVLRELNRELAELGVTLQICSVGTFQEAAQAVVRLATHHNCAGIYANRDCGVHEYQRDQYVSDHFSGNVSFYGIDTVQPLGSITTGQGTMFKVFTPFKRAWLSRWNESLVQPIRPTSQLRPIAPSADVEDFTLNQLTQLPEVDVWLNPEQSLQDFVQLGASQYDKLRDFPAIEGTSKLSPHLAIGAISIQSCVRSLLQGRSVADLNDGESVWLSELIWRDFYRHLMFAYPDISKNRAFQPYTDLIHWDNHEEHFQAWCQGKTGFPIVDAAMRCLNSTGWMHNRLRMVVASFLCKDLMIDWRWGERYFMSVLIDGDFASNNGGWQWAASAGADAAPYFRIFNPIRQSQRFDVHGEFIRTWIPELRELPDKAIHEPHAWFEKNQLTANYCPPIIDRSKSKDKVLTAFAHAKEKSVS, from the coding sequence ATGTCACAGCTAGTTTGGTTTCGAAATGACCTGCGCACCCATGACAACCCTGCACTCAGCACCGCGCTGGAGACGAATACTCCCGTCTCCGCGGTGTACGTTGAGGTAAGTCAGCAACACGCGGCTTCGCCACATCAGCGAGCGCTGAAAATGCATGTACTCAGGGAGCTGAACCGTGAGCTCGCTGAATTAGGGGTTACTCTCCAAATCTGCTCAGTGGGTACCTTTCAGGAGGCGGCGCAGGCGGTTGTCAGGCTAGCGACCCATCACAACTGCGCTGGCATCTACGCCAACCGAGATTGTGGGGTACATGAATATCAACGCGACCAGTACGTAAGCGATCACTTTTCCGGCAATGTCAGCTTTTACGGTATTGATACCGTCCAGCCTCTGGGGTCCATCACTACAGGTCAGGGCACCATGTTTAAGGTCTTCACGCCGTTCAAGCGGGCTTGGCTTAGCCGTTGGAACGAGTCACTAGTTCAGCCTATTCGCCCCACCAGTCAGCTCCGGCCTATTGCGCCGTCCGCAGACGTTGAAGACTTTACGCTAAATCAGCTAACGCAGCTGCCGGAGGTTGATGTCTGGTTGAATCCTGAACAATCACTTCAGGACTTTGTGCAGTTGGGCGCTAGCCAATACGACAAGCTGCGCGACTTCCCTGCGATAGAAGGCACCAGCAAGCTTTCGCCTCACCTAGCCATTGGGGCTATTTCCATTCAGTCCTGTGTTCGATCCCTACTACAGGGGCGAAGCGTTGCGGACCTCAACGACGGAGAATCCGTGTGGCTGAGTGAACTTATTTGGCGAGATTTTTACCGCCACTTAATGTTTGCCTATCCCGACATTTCCAAAAACCGAGCCTTTCAACCTTATACGGACCTGATTCATTGGGATAATCACGAGGAACATTTTCAAGCCTGGTGCCAGGGCAAGACTGGCTTTCCCATTGTGGATGCCGCCATGCGCTGTCTGAATAGCACTGGTTGGATGCACAATCGTCTGCGAATGGTGGTGGCTAGCTTTCTCTGTAAGGATTTGATGATTGACTGGCGCTGGGGTGAACGTTACTTCATGTCAGTGCTGATAGATGGCGACTTCGCCAGCAATAACGGGGGCTGGCAATGGGCGGCCAGCGCAGGGGCTGATGCGGCCCCGTACTTCAGGATTTTCAATCCTATTAGACAGAGCCAGAGATTCGATGTGCATGGCGAGTTCATTCGCACTTGGATTCCCGAGCTGAGAGAGCTTCCGGATAAGGCTATCCATGAACCCCACGCTTGGTTCGAAAAAAATCAACTCACGGCAAACTATTGCCCGCCAATCATTGATCGCTCGAAGAGCAAAGACAAAGTACTTACTGCCTTTGCTCATGCGAAGGAAAAATCAGTCAGTTAA
- a CDS encoding pirin family protein, whose translation MTTERKLEQKVRSMETADGDGVKIRRIGGQAMQQRMDPFLMLDEFNSDQSADYMGGFPSHPHRGFETITYMKAGKMRHRDHMGNEGVIGPGDVQWMTAARGVIHSETPEQLDGLMQGFQIWLNLPGAEKMKPAAYHDFNAGELARAKSARGSEIAVIAGSVAVSFGAEPQQQLEGPLPAMTTKPHLIEIELAADEAVELSFNREEPAFVYVFEGATTGLKQWEMGLYSAGESLKLSATNNGATLLVLSGKPIKEPIAQYGPFVMNTRAELEQAMSDYRSGVLTD comes from the coding sequence ATGACAACTGAACGAAAGTTAGAGCAAAAGGTACGCTCCATGGAAACCGCCGATGGCGATGGAGTTAAAATCCGACGTATTGGCGGCCAAGCGATGCAACAGCGAATGGATCCGTTTCTCATGCTTGATGAGTTTAACAGTGACCAGTCGGCGGACTATATGGGTGGCTTTCCCAGTCACCCACACCGAGGTTTTGAAACCATCACCTATATGAAGGCGGGCAAGATGCGTCACCGCGATCATATGGGCAACGAGGGTGTCATTGGTCCAGGCGATGTACAATGGATGACGGCGGCACGGGGGGTCATTCACTCGGAGACACCCGAACAGTTGGACGGCTTAATGCAGGGTTTTCAGATCTGGTTGAATCTACCCGGCGCAGAGAAGATGAAGCCTGCTGCCTATCATGATTTCAATGCCGGTGAACTGGCTAGAGCAAAATCCGCTAGAGGTTCTGAGATAGCAGTGATTGCTGGGTCCGTAGCGGTGAGCTTTGGGGCCGAGCCGCAACAGCAGTTAGAAGGACCATTACCCGCGATGACCACGAAGCCTCATTTGATTGAGATAGAGCTGGCTGCTGATGAGGCGGTTGAATTGAGCTTTAATCGCGAGGAGCCAGCCTTTGTATACGTCTTTGAAGGAGCAACAACGGGACTAAAGCAGTGGGAAATGGGGCTCTATAGTGCGGGCGAATCACTGAAGTTATCCGCTACCAACAATGGCGCAACACTTCTGGTGTTAAGTGGTAAGCCCATCAAAGAGCCGATAGCGCAATACGGCCCGTTTGTTATGAATACTCGGGCAGAACTAGAGCAAGCGATGAGTGATTACCGCTCGGGGGTCTTAACTGACTGA
- a CDS encoding glutathione S-transferase family protein: MGLLQNGEWVDKWYDTKSSNGEFQRQDSAFRNWITPTGEAGPTGKAGFKAESGRYHLYVSLACPWAHRTLIFRELKSLSEHIDVAVVDYLMLENGWTLKDPLYQKSFLYELYLQSKPEYEGRVTVPVLWDKQTEQIVSNESAEIIRMMNSAFNDLTGNADDYYPESLRGDIDEINELVYHAVNNGVYLSGFATHQAVYERHVKKLFNVLDQLEERLGTQRYLVGEQITEADWRLFTTLIRFDSVYVGHFKCNLRTIESYPNLSGYLRELYQVGGVAQTVDFEHIKGHYYESHLMINPTGIVPAGPTVDYTLPHGRG; this comes from the coding sequence ATGGGTTTATTACAGAACGGCGAGTGGGTTGATAAGTGGTACGACACGAAGTCTTCAAATGGTGAGTTTCAGCGTCAGGACAGCGCCTTTAGAAATTGGATAACGCCTACCGGCGAAGCGGGACCTACTGGCAAGGCTGGATTCAAAGCTGAGTCTGGTCGCTATCACCTCTATGTAAGCTTGGCGTGCCCTTGGGCGCACCGCACCTTAATCTTTAGAGAGCTGAAATCATTGAGTGAGCATATTGACGTCGCGGTGGTTGACTATCTAATGCTTGAAAACGGCTGGACGCTGAAAGATCCCCTTTATCAGAAGTCCTTTCTCTATGAATTGTACTTACAGTCAAAGCCCGAGTACGAAGGGCGCGTCACCGTTCCGGTGCTCTGGGACAAGCAGACCGAGCAAATTGTCAGTAATGAGTCTGCCGAAATCATTCGAATGATGAATTCAGCCTTCAATGACTTGACCGGCAATGCCGATGACTACTACCCAGAGTCGTTGCGCGGCGACATCGACGAGATCAATGAACTGGTTTATCACGCGGTTAACAACGGCGTATACCTCAGCGGATTTGCAACGCATCAAGCGGTGTATGAACGTCATGTTAAGAAGCTCTTTAATGTCTTAGATCAGCTTGAGGAGCGCTTGGGAACACAACGCTATCTAGTTGGTGAGCAGATAACTGAAGCGGATTGGCGCCTATTTACCACCCTTATTCGCTTTGACAGCGTCTACGTTGGCCACTTTAAGTGCAATCTTCGCACCATTGAGAGTTACCCGAATTTATCAGGCTACCTCAGAGAGCTATATCAAGTGGGTGGTGTGGCGCAGACAGTGGACTTCGAGCACATCAAAGGTCACTACTATGAGTCACACCTTATGATCAACCCTACGGGTATTGTCCCTGCGGGCCCAACCGTGGATTACACGCTTCCCCATGGGCGCGGATAA